A stretch of Ipomoea triloba cultivar NCNSP0323 chromosome 13, ASM357664v1 DNA encodes these proteins:
- the LOC116001811 gene encoding guanine nucleotide-binding protein subunit gamma 2-like, whose product MESPQSPGQQIRSVADLRGKHRISAELKRLEQETRFLEEELEKLDRMEKASGACKEMLKIVETRPDPLLPQTNGPINPSWDRWFEGPQDASGCRCLIL is encoded by the exons ATGGAATCACCACAGAGCCCAGGGCAGCAAATACGATCGGTGGCGGATTTGAGAGGGAAGCATCGGATTTCAGCTGAATTGAAGCGGCTAGAGCAAGAGACTCGATTCTTGgag GAAGAACTGGAAAAGCTTGACAGAATGGAGAAGGCCTCGGGTGCTTGCAAGGA AATGTTAAAAATCGTGGAAACGAGACCAGATCCACTACTCCCCCA AACGAACGGTCCAATAAATCCTTCTTGGGACCGGTGGTTTGAGGGACCCCAGGATGCATCCGGATGTAGATGTTTGATACTGTGA